Proteins encoded together in one Nitrospira sp. window:
- the rpmG gene encoding 50S ribosomal protein L33, with product MREIIDMACTSCKQRNYSSMKNKKNDPDRLERNKFCKFCRKHTPHKEVK from the coding sequence ATGCGCGAGATCATCGACATGGCTTGTACGTCCTGCAAGCAGAGAAACTACTCGTCCATGAAGAACAAGAAAAACGATCCGGATCGGTTGGAGAGAAACAAGTTTTGCAAATTCTGCCGAAAGCACACACCTCATAAAGAGGTGAAGTAA
- the secE gene encoding preprotein translocase subunit SecE: protein MFKRMTESIRLFVTDVRTEMKKVSFPSRAETIGSTTVVIVFCILMSVYLSVIDSFLSWLVGKLI from the coding sequence ATGTTTAAGCGTATGACGGAGTCAATTCGGTTGTTCGTGACGGACGTGCGTACCGAGATGAAAAAAGTCTCGTTCCCGAGTCGTGCGGAAACTATCGGCTCAACGACGGTCGTTATTGTGTTCTGTATCCTGATGTCGGTCTACTTGTCTGTCATTGACTCGTTTCTCTCCTGGTTGGTTGGAAAGCTTATTTAA